In Zunongwangia profunda SM-A87, the following proteins share a genomic window:
- a CDS encoding glycohydrolase toxin TNT-related protein (This protein contains a domain related to Tuberculosis Necrotizing Toxin, which is the C-terminal effector domain of outer membrane channel protein CpnT, and which has a lethal NAD+-glycohydrolase activity.), translating into MKTKLLLIFLLLNLGLVYGQEEIFSVKKLAPLAIERKQDNTGLENQIMLETTPMATSSSADNANIAETKGELSVSQTGGANYTVPIAVPPGINGVQPEIALTYNSQAGNGMAGYGWNISGISVITRLPQTTFHNSNITAIDLSQTDQFSLDGQRLMLKSGTYGASGSVYETENFSNVKIEAFSSYYNGPGYFKVSYPDGSYAYYGQTSNSKSRMDYAITYWQNAQGLRISYEYVSSNNSLSISKIKYGARTTSTPINEIQFVYKARTRPEQSYVGGLRFVRNTILSSIKVIGNGTEFRRYDVTQTANTLGFERLTKIQEKSGDGQESYAPINFNYSTTPQQINIAAANGNIGLNNVEQRNAIATPFDIDGKGIVDFSIHSKTASQRDKFWVIENARDNTGQLYPYEVSVGSFETLFPIVRANQNDIVLSGQALAVVQKSGTSDIKFRVIHKTLGSFYQHFSKTWSAPTYTNQYSCDLNSPQQRVPLEFLSGDFNGNGITDIIAISKPYSSSTCYQILPQPGQPCGLNPGLSSTNITATGKANATEVVQDSLASGTQLVSQQAIPIDEGCCDCETYNHNSSSVYLVDMKMSSTSNFVKNAGMLNQYLRSTDNLMTADVNGDGKTDIIQVRKGAIYVYSFNQANNISLLFSYSHNDILLDKDFPMLLGDYNGDGKTDFMFPKADNSSQFTLFLATGNGFTPTTGSQPFTYKKTVWDGGDGVGTMYGYNLIPTDINGDGRTDILDYRTTTYNNSSSGSQSIKVYRNIAPTSTYADPKFAYLTTKSQSGYLKHYPIPIFLNSEQGNFNLEFCSISDGSITAFEFTQDNQEDMLLRGVSQNGVNYSINYADLLKNTYDPNYGTIYTSGYEQSYPYIDIDNAPNLKVVASLNRAGSGLTTIKRDFQYHGAVTHMTGLGFAGFQGFSATNWYATSSQRIFNVVQNDIHKRGAPLLEYSTNTYANLSSAPSGYISKTSFTYSTPTIAANKVYKIYKTASATEDQLNGFTVNQSFSYDSYLNPTVITTNYSTGETERKEFTYANSTSSNYYIGRPTKQVLKTTIDGNLFTTEESYTYNSYGFITNKSIKANGSTPITTTYSPDSYGNILSETISPPGESSRTVSYEYDSGTHRFITKKTDHEGLETTFEYNPYSGNLLSETNPFGFTTTYSYDSWNRPVSLLDYLGNTSTTSYTKSGYDYTVTTSMPDGSGKVSVYNKLQQLIEKRHKNGMGQWVKQKFEYDELDRVKRESEPYFNSPTQWNTTEYDNYGRIKKKTSFTGKTIHITYSGATTTIDDGSKTETITKDAMGNITQKSTSGTGTIAYTYFGNKNLKSTTFSGSTTTIQQDAWGRKTKIIDPSAGTFTYQYDGYGQVTNENNPKGQIAYTYDNAGRILTKTYSGSSTMAITYNYNSTTKLLTSIAMTGDSNNSTYSYAYDSYHRLLTENESTPFAQFETKYTYNSLNQVATEEYKATRSGKISTKKVKNTYQYGGLKNIRDNTTNSLLWELGSLNERGQLLSATLGANMEEINEYDSMGYLTALKTRKTQSGSPITLMNLGFDFNQQTGLLQSRSNSVFNWNESFSYDDLERLTGFIDNTGNNSQQYDNMGRITENSMIGDYGYTGSSFQQASLTFNTKGTAYYNNLDQQTISYNAFNKPIEINEYGKDRVSFQYNAFEGRSNMYYGGTQSNKNQRRYQKHYSANGKMEVKFDSQSNKTTFVTYIGGDAYSAPLIFHEEKGSSTASNYFYLHKDYLGSILSITDSNGNFKEKRHFDAWGKIVKLTDGNNNNLTSFNILDRGYTGHEHLLGVGIIHMNGRLYDAMLHRFLSPDNYVQDPSNPLNFNRYSYVLNNPLLYTDYSGNLFGIDDLIAGVIGGVVNLAANIIQGNIKGGFWEVVGKGAAAFGSGFGAGVLATYGPAGWAAGGALVGGTNAWLAGEDVGNGILTGAISGVIGGQFGKWAQKIGSVVIQGIRTSSPVLKGVIGGAIGGGLGSGFTGFTMSIASGASLDESLKAGWKQMQIGFAVGGAVGGGTSYRYAKSQGIDPLNGKRASWPTNDGFAETPKTQILDKNMILDRYGSDDGYYLAPEGTPFSARSLPDYYKKLELNTYQVIKPFPVSSGTSAPYFFQSGGGIQYKTPYTMNQLIKLGYLKKL; encoded by the coding sequence ATGAAAACAAAACTACTTTTAATATTCTTGCTTTTAAATTTAGGGTTGGTTTACGGTCAGGAAGAAATTTTTAGCGTTAAGAAATTAGCGCCTTTAGCAATTGAACGTAAGCAGGACAATACTGGTCTTGAGAACCAAATCATGCTGGAAACCACCCCAATGGCTACTTCCAGTAGCGCTGATAATGCAAACATTGCCGAAACCAAAGGGGAACTTTCTGTTTCCCAAACGGGCGGGGCCAATTATACCGTCCCCATTGCAGTACCGCCTGGTATAAATGGAGTACAACCCGAAATCGCATTAACCTATAACAGTCAGGCAGGTAATGGAATGGCTGGCTATGGTTGGAATATCTCAGGAATTTCGGTGATAACAAGACTACCTCAAACCACCTTTCATAATAGTAATATTACGGCTATTGATCTTTCGCAAACCGATCAGTTCTCCCTTGACGGACAACGGTTGATGCTTAAAAGTGGGACGTATGGGGCCAGTGGTTCTGTTTATGAAACCGAAAATTTTTCAAATGTTAAAATTGAAGCTTTTTCTAGCTATTATAATGGCCCTGGATATTTTAAAGTGAGTTATCCTGATGGGTCGTATGCCTATTACGGGCAGACCTCTAATTCCAAATCACGCATGGATTATGCGATTACCTATTGGCAGAACGCACAGGGGTTGAGGATCAGCTATGAGTACGTTTCCTCGAATAATTCTTTAAGTATTAGCAAGATAAAATATGGGGCAAGAACAACCAGCACCCCCATCAATGAAATCCAATTTGTGTATAAAGCCAGAACGCGCCCGGAACAATCTTACGTCGGTGGACTACGGTTCGTTAGAAATACTATTTTATCAAGTATCAAGGTTATAGGAAACGGAACGGAGTTTAGAAGGTATGATGTAACACAAACCGCCAACACTTTAGGGTTTGAACGTTTGACCAAAATTCAGGAAAAAAGTGGTGATGGTCAGGAAAGTTACGCACCGATCAATTTTAACTATAGCACTACCCCTCAGCAAATCAACATAGCCGCAGCAAATGGGAATATTGGTTTGAACAATGTGGAACAGCGTAATGCTATTGCAACCCCTTTTGATATTGACGGTAAAGGAATTGTAGACTTTTCTATTCATTCCAAAACAGCATCTCAAAGGGATAAATTCTGGGTAATCGAGAATGCTCGGGATAATACAGGACAACTTTATCCTTATGAGGTAAGCGTGGGGTCTTTTGAAACATTATTTCCTATTGTACGCGCTAACCAGAATGATATTGTTCTATCGGGCCAAGCCCTTGCTGTGGTTCAAAAGTCGGGCACTTCAGATATCAAATTCCGGGTGATCCATAAAACTCTGGGATCGTTTTATCAACATTTCTCAAAAACCTGGAGTGCACCTACTTATACCAATCAATACTCCTGTGATTTAAATTCGCCGCAGCAACGGGTACCCCTCGAATTTCTCTCTGGTGATTTTAATGGAAATGGGATTACCGATATCATCGCAATCTCAAAACCTTATTCTTCCAGCACTTGTTATCAGATCCTTCCTCAACCGGGACAACCCTGTGGGCTAAATCCTGGACTTTCCAGCACCAACATTACCGCTACCGGTAAGGCTAATGCCACTGAAGTAGTTCAGGATTCACTAGCTTCTGGCACCCAGCTCGTATCGCAACAGGCAATTCCCATCGATGAGGGATGTTGCGACTGTGAAACGTATAATCATAACAGCTCAAGTGTATATTTAGTGGATATGAAAATGAGTAGCACCTCTAATTTTGTAAAAAATGCTGGGATGCTCAATCAATATTTAAGATCCACTGATAATTTGATGACCGCTGATGTCAATGGAGATGGAAAAACCGACATTATCCAAGTAAGAAAAGGGGCTATCTATGTATATTCTTTCAATCAGGCCAATAATATAAGTCTTTTATTTTCTTATTCCCATAATGATATTCTTCTTGATAAAGATTTCCCTATGCTGTTAGGAGATTATAATGGGGATGGAAAAACAGATTTCATGTTCCCAAAAGCAGACAATTCGTCACAGTTCACTTTATTTTTAGCCACAGGTAATGGATTTACCCCTACAACCGGATCCCAACCATTTACCTATAAAAAAACAGTATGGGATGGTGGCGATGGGGTTGGCACCATGTATGGTTACAATCTTATCCCAACGGATATCAATGGGGATGGGCGCACCGATATCTTAGATTATAGAACTACAACATATAACAATAGTTCTTCTGGAAGCCAAAGCATTAAGGTATACAGAAATATAGCACCAACTTCTACCTATGCAGATCCTAAATTTGCCTACCTAACGACAAAATCGCAATCCGGCTATCTAAAACACTACCCCATCCCCATATTTTTAAATTCTGAGCAAGGAAATTTTAACCTGGAATTTTGTTCGATTAGTGACGGAAGTATTACCGCTTTTGAATTTACCCAGGACAATCAGGAGGATATGCTCTTACGGGGGGTTTCCCAAAACGGCGTGAACTACTCCATCAATTATGCGGATCTTTTAAAGAATACTTATGACCCGAATTATGGGACAATATATACTTCAGGCTACGAACAAAGTTATCCTTACATTGATATCGATAATGCACCTAATCTTAAGGTTGTTGCTTCCCTAAATCGAGCCGGAAGTGGATTAACGACCATTAAAAGGGATTTTCAGTATCACGGTGCTGTAACGCATATGACGGGCTTGGGATTTGCAGGTTTCCAGGGATTCTCTGCTACCAACTGGTATGCGACCTCCAGCCAGCGCATTTTTAATGTGGTGCAAAATGATATTCATAAGCGTGGAGCACCTCTATTGGAGTATTCGACAAACACTTATGCCAACTTAAGTTCGGCGCCTTCTGGTTATATATCAAAAACCTCATTTACCTATAGCACCCCCACAATAGCCGCTAATAAAGTCTATAAAATATATAAGACCGCTTCCGCTACCGAGGACCAATTAAACGGTTTTACCGTTAACCAATCCTTTAGCTATGACAGCTATTTAAACCCTACTGTAATTACCACAAATTACTCCACCGGGGAGACGGAACGTAAAGAATTCACTTATGCGAACAGTACTTCCAGTAATTATTATATAGGCCGCCCTACAAAACAGGTTTTAAAAACGACGATAGACGGTAATTTATTTACCACGGAAGAATCCTATACGTATAATTCCTATGGTTTTATTACCAATAAATCAATAAAGGCGAATGGGAGTACCCCTATAACAACCACCTATTCACCTGATAGCTATGGTAACATCCTTTCTGAAACCATAAGCCCCCCTGGAGAAAGTTCAAGAACGGTTAGTTATGAATATGACTCGGGTACACACCGGTTTATTACCAAGAAAACAGACCATGAAGGTCTGGAAACTACTTTTGAGTATAATCCCTATAGTGGCAACTTGTTGTCCGAAACCAATCCTTTTGGTTTTACGACCACCTATAGTTATGACAGTTGGAACCGGCCGGTTTCATTGCTCGATTATCTGGGGAACACCAGCACGACAAGCTATACCAAATCAGGCTATGACTACACGGTAACCACTTCAATGCCGGATGGGAGTGGTAAAGTTTCCGTATACAATAAACTACAGCAGCTTATTGAAAAACGTCATAAAAATGGAATGGGACAATGGGTAAAGCAGAAATTTGAATATGATGAGCTGGATCGGGTAAAACGGGAAAGCGAACCTTATTTTAATTCCCCAACCCAATGGAATACCACGGAATATGATAATTATGGACGGATTAAAAAGAAAACTTCCTTTACTGGAAAGACCATACACATCACTTATAGTGGAGCCACAACGACCATTGATGATGGTTCCAAAACAGAGACCATAACCAAAGATGCGATGGGTAATATTACCCAAAAATCAACTTCCGGCACCGGCACCATAGCCTATACCTATTTTGGAAATAAAAACCTAAAATCGACCACTTTCAGTGGTTCAACCACCACTATTCAACAGGATGCATGGGGACGTAAAACAAAGATTATAGACCCGTCTGCCGGAACCTTTACGTATCAATATGACGGTTATGGTCAAGTCACCAATGAAAATAATCCAAAGGGACAGATTGCCTACACGTATGATAATGCGGGGAGGATACTTACAAAAACGTACTCTGGAAGCAGCACCATGGCTATTACCTACAACTATAATAGTACCACAAAACTATTGACTTCCATTGCTATGACCGGGGATAGTAACAATAGTACGTACTCCTATGCGTATGATAGCTACCATCGTTTGCTCACTGAAAACGAAAGTACGCCTTTTGCCCAGTTTGAAACCAAGTACACGTATAATTCCCTAAACCAGGTGGCCACGGAAGAATATAAGGCCACACGATCCGGGAAAATCAGTACCAAGAAAGTCAAAAACACGTATCAATATGGCGGGCTAAAGAATATCCGGGATAATACCACCAATAGCCTATTGTGGGAATTAGGGTCGTTGAATGAAAGAGGGCAGCTTCTTAGCGCTACCCTGGGTGCCAATATGGAAGAAATAAACGAATATGACTCCATGGGCTACCTCACCGCTTTGAAAACCCGAAAAACCCAATCGGGATCCCCAATTACCCTGATGAACCTGGGGTTTGATTTTAATCAACAAACCGGCTTGCTACAAAGCCGCAGTAACAGTGTATTTAACTGGAATGAAAGTTTTAGTTATGATGATCTGGAAAGGCTTACCGGTTTTATAGATAATACCGGGAATAATTCCCAGCAATATGATAATATGGGAAGGATCACTGAAAATTCCATGATTGGGGATTATGGATATACCGGTTCCTCTTTCCAACAGGCTTCGTTAACCTTTAACACTAAAGGAACGGCCTATTATAACAATTTGGATCAACAGACCATTTCTTATAATGCATTTAATAAACCCATAGAAATCAACGAATATGGGAAAGACCGGGTAAGCTTTCAGTACAATGCCTTTGAGGGTCGCTCCAATATGTATTATGGAGGGACACAGAGCAATAAAAACCAAAGGCGCTATCAAAAACATTATTCGGCCAATGGTAAAATGGAGGTTAAATTTGATTCCCAATCAAACAAAACCACCTTTGTGACCTATATTGGTGGTGATGCCTATTCCGCCCCTTTAATATTTCATGAAGAAAAAGGAAGCAGTACGGCCTCCAATTATTTTTACCTGCATAAGGATTATCTGGGAAGTATCTTATCGATTACCGATAGCAATGGTAATTTTAAGGAAAAACGCCATTTTGATGCCTGGGGGAAAATTGTAAAACTTACCGACGGCAATAACAACAACCTTACCAGTTTTAACATATTGGACCGGGGGTATACCGGGCATGAGCATTTACTGGGAGTAGGGATCATTCATATGAACGGGCGTTTATATGATGCCATGCTCCACCGGTTCTTAAGTCCCGATAATTATGTGCAGGATCCATCCAATCCCCTAAATTTTAACCGGTATTCCTATGTACTTAATAATCCTCTACTTTATACCGACTATTCTGGTAATCTTTTTGGTATTGACGATTTAATAGCAGGAGTTATTGGCGGCGTAGTCAATTTAGCCGCAAATATTATACAAGGTAATATTAAAGGTGGATTTTGGGAAGTGGTGGGAAAAGGGGCTGCTGCCTTTGGTTCTGGTTTTGGGGCAGGTGTTTTAGCTACTTATGGACCCGCAGGATGGGCTGCCGGAGGAGCTTTGGTTGGTGGCACAAATGCTTGGTTAGCAGGCGAAGATGTTGGTAATGGTATTCTAACAGGTGCGATATCAGGAGTGATTGGTGGACAATTTGGTAAGTGGGCACAAAAAATTGGATCGGTTGTAATCCAAGGTATAAGAACAAGTTCTCCTGTTTTAAAGGGTGTTATAGGAGGTGCTATTGGTGGTGGATTGGGTAGCGGTTTTACTGGTTTCACGATGTCAATTGCATCGGGAGCTTCTCTGGATGAATCTTTAAAAGCCGGATGGAAACAAATGCAGATAGGCTTCGCAGTTGGAGGTGCTGTAGGAGGAGGAACATCATATCGCTATGCTAAATCACAAGGTATTGATCCTTTGAATGGAAAAAGGGCAAGTTGGCCTACTAATGATGGATTTGCAGAAACTCCTAAAACTCAAATCTTAGATAAAAACATGATTCTTGATAGATATGGTTCAGACGATGGTTATTATCTCGCACCTGAAGGTACACCCTTTAGTGCTAGGTCTCTCCCTGACTACTATAAAAAACTGGAACTTAATACATATCAAGTAATTAAACCTTTTCCTGTTTCATCGGGAACTTCAGCACCATACTTTTTTCAAAGTGGTGGAGGAATTCAATATAAAACACCTTATACTATGAACCAATTAATTAAATTAGGTTACCTTAAAAAATTATAG